In Variovorax paradoxus, a single genomic region encodes these proteins:
- a CDS encoding CaiB/BaiF CoA transferase family protein, translated as MANPELPLAGVRVLDLTRALAGPFCTMVLADLGADVIKVEPMGGDMIRNWGPFDRGTSAYYLSGNRNKRGVALNFRDPRAIRLLGEMASQCDVVAENFRPGAMDSMGLSYESLRERNRGLVYASITGFGRTGPAGQRPGFDQIAQGYSGLMSVTGSEESGPMRVGVAIGDQTAGMWCAIGVLAALNQRQRTGEGQRVETSLLGGLVGLLSVQGQRYLSLGEIPKLAGNVHPVISPYGVFEAADGPLNIAPATTDMWHKLCALLGLGHLIDDPRFATNAKRVERRQELKQLIEGKLKSNTRETWTRLLIEAEIPAGPINDLADVFNDAQVQHSRFVEEIEHPELGTVRQVGSPIKLEAMEGGSIRRAPPLLGQHTCEVLREFGCSQNEIDTLLADGAAAQSAAAHA; from the coding sequence ATGGCAAATCCCGAGCTTCCATTGGCCGGCGTGCGCGTACTCGACCTGACGCGCGCATTGGCGGGCCCCTTCTGCACGATGGTTCTGGCGGACCTCGGCGCAGACGTCATCAAGGTCGAGCCCATGGGCGGCGACATGATCCGCAATTGGGGTCCGTTCGACCGCGGCACCAGCGCGTATTACCTCAGCGGCAACCGGAACAAGCGCGGCGTCGCGCTCAACTTTCGCGACCCGCGCGCGATCCGCCTTCTTGGCGAGATGGCTTCGCAATGCGACGTGGTCGCGGAGAACTTCCGGCCCGGCGCGATGGACTCGATGGGCCTGTCATATGAGTCGCTGCGCGAGCGCAACCGCGGGCTCGTCTACGCCAGCATCACTGGCTTCGGGCGAACCGGACCGGCCGGGCAACGGCCAGGCTTCGACCAGATCGCGCAGGGCTACTCGGGCCTCATGAGCGTGACCGGATCAGAAGAGTCCGGCCCGATGCGCGTAGGCGTGGCGATCGGCGACCAGACGGCAGGCATGTGGTGTGCGATCGGCGTGCTCGCGGCACTGAACCAGCGGCAGCGCACCGGTGAAGGCCAACGCGTCGAGACTTCGCTCCTGGGGGGACTGGTCGGGCTGCTCAGCGTGCAGGGGCAACGCTACCTGAGCCTGGGAGAAATCCCCAAACTGGCGGGCAATGTTCACCCCGTGATCTCGCCCTATGGCGTCTTCGAAGCCGCTGACGGTCCCTTGAACATCGCACCCGCCACGACAGACATGTGGCACAAACTCTGCGCGCTTCTCGGCCTCGGCCATCTCATCGACGATCCCCGCTTTGCAACGAACGCAAAACGCGTCGAGCGACGCCAGGAGCTCAAGCAACTCATCGAAGGCAAGTTGAAAAGCAATACGCGCGAAACGTGGACACGCCTGCTCATCGAGGCCGAGATTCCCGCAGGTCCGATCAACGATCTTGCGGATGTTTTCAACGACGCGCAGGTGCAGCACAGCCGCTTCGTGGAAGAAATCGAACACCCTGAATTGGGCACGGTCCGCCAGGTCGGCTCGCCCATCAAGCTCGAAGCGATGGAAGGAGGCTCGATCCGCCGGGCCCCGCCCCTGCTCGGCCAACACACGTGCGAGGTGCTGCGCGAGTTCGGCTGCAGCCAGAACGAGATCGACACGCTGCTGGCGGACGGCGCCGCGGCGCAATCGGCGGCGGCGCACGCATGA
- a CDS encoding enoyl-CoA hydratase/isomerase family protein, which produces MTASQPPALRIEGAVATITLRRPREHNRIDPDDPSILISHLDEIALRREVSVLIITGSEHKTFCSGYTLGQIRSRLDNSFETMLDRVERVSIPTICAMNGSAYGGGTDLAMCCDFRIGVRGSRLFMPAAKFGLHYYPGGLRRFVSRIGPAATKKIFLTAQSLDAEEMLRIGYLTDLVEPDALEAKVADYVKAMLECERPAICSMKTHIDQIAAGTWTEAAGRAAYERSLRAPATLARLEALERKPAGRADQVR; this is translated from the coding sequence ATGACGGCGTCGCAGCCGCCCGCACTGCGGATCGAAGGGGCTGTGGCCACCATCACTTTGCGCAGGCCACGAGAACACAACCGCATCGACCCGGACGATCCCTCGATACTGATCTCGCATCTCGACGAGATCGCGCTGCGTCGCGAGGTGTCGGTGCTGATCATCACCGGGTCTGAGCACAAGACCTTCTGCTCGGGCTATACGCTCGGCCAGATCAGGTCGCGGCTCGACAACAGCTTCGAGACCATGCTCGATCGCGTCGAGCGCGTGTCGATCCCGACGATCTGCGCAATGAACGGGAGCGCCTACGGCGGAGGCACCGATCTGGCCATGTGCTGCGACTTCCGCATCGGCGTGCGCGGCAGCCGATTGTTCATGCCCGCTGCGAAGTTCGGCCTCCACTACTACCCCGGCGGCCTGCGTCGCTTCGTCAGCAGGATCGGGCCCGCGGCCACGAAAAAGATCTTCCTCACGGCGCAATCGCTCGATGCCGAAGAGATGCTTCGAATCGGCTACCTGACCGACCTGGTCGAGCCCGATGCATTGGAGGCCAAGGTCGCGGACTATGTGAAGGCGATGCTCGAATGCGAACGCCCGGCCATATGTTCGATGAAGACCCACATCGACCAGATCGCCGCCGGTACGTGGACGGAGGCAGCCGGCCGCGCCGCCTACGAAAGATCGCTGCGTGCCCCGGCCACGCTGGCGCGCCTGGAAGCCCTTGAGCGCAAGCCGGCGGGCCGGGCTGATCAGGTGCGATAG
- a CDS encoding DUF1656 domain-containing protein produces MIETSFHGVYLPGLLLLSGGALACSWALRRLLALAGAYRWVWHPALFDLAVYVLLLYALARFTGAFAS; encoded by the coding sequence ATGATCGAAACGAGTTTCCACGGGGTGTACCTGCCCGGGCTGTTGCTGCTGTCAGGTGGCGCGCTGGCGTGTTCCTGGGCGCTGCGCCGCCTGCTGGCCCTGGCCGGCGCCTACCGGTGGGTATGGCACCCCGCCCTGTTCGACCTGGCGGTGTACGTGCTGCTGCTGTATGCCCTGGCCCGTTTCACCGGCGCCTTCGCCTCCTGA
- the betC gene encoding choline-sulfatase has translation MKKPNILLIMADQLSAPVLPFHGNTAVKTPHLQALAEQSVVFDNAYCNFPLCAPARFSLLAGQFATEIGAFDNACEFEASTPTLPYYLGREGYKTILSGKMHFVGPDQKHGFQERLTTDIYPADFGWSADWKEGEFSFYSPGHNLSTVDESGECFRSLQLDYDEEVETKSIQRLYDLARDDEQPFFMCVSYTHPHPPFHILPEYLARYDRAEINLPNVRDIPMKERDMLSQWVQYSHGLDKQTATDEQILRARHAYYAMVSYIDDKVGNLLKTLERTGFDKNTIVVFTSDHGDMLGERGMWFKRVFFDWSAKVPLLFKPPGATTPRRISEPASHVDLLPTLMAFATGKESSEWVEPVDGRSLRPVIEGAAEHGDATAFVEYTAEGVTGPCCMLRKGHYKYVYTHGYPDQLYDLEADPDELRNVAAKLPDVLAALKAEVHTRWDADDIKSRVLHSQARRKFIKDLPDAIQPVWDYQASVDDTKRYVRRGSARIIKVKKRWPVVADIKS, from the coding sequence ATGAAGAAACCCAACATCCTTTTGATCATGGCGGACCAGCTTTCTGCGCCGGTCCTGCCCTTTCATGGCAACACTGCAGTCAAGACGCCGCACCTGCAGGCGTTGGCCGAACAGTCGGTCGTATTCGACAACGCGTACTGCAACTTCCCGTTGTGCGCACCGGCGCGCTTTTCGTTGCTGGCCGGCCAATTCGCGACCGAGATCGGCGCCTTCGACAACGCGTGCGAGTTCGAGGCATCGACGCCCACGCTGCCCTACTACCTGGGGCGCGAGGGCTACAAGACCATCCTCAGCGGCAAGATGCACTTCGTGGGCCCGGACCAGAAGCACGGCTTTCAGGAACGGCTCACGACCGACATCTATCCGGCCGACTTCGGCTGGTCGGCGGACTGGAAGGAGGGCGAGTTCAGCTTCTACTCGCCGGGCCACAACCTGAGCACCGTTGACGAGAGCGGCGAGTGCTTTCGCAGCCTGCAGTTGGACTACGACGAAGAGGTCGAGACCAAGTCGATCCAGCGCCTGTACGACCTGGCCCGCGACGACGAGCAGCCTTTCTTCATGTGCGTGTCTTACACGCACCCGCACCCGCCTTTCCACATCCTGCCGGAGTACCTGGCGCGCTACGACCGCGCAGAAATCAACCTGCCCAACGTGCGCGACATTCCCATGAAAGAGCGCGACATGCTGAGCCAATGGGTCCAGTACTCCCACGGCCTGGACAAGCAGACGGCCACCGACGAACAGATCCTGCGCGCGCGGCACGCCTACTATGCGATGGTCAGCTACATCGACGACAAGGTGGGCAACCTGCTGAAGACGCTCGAGCGCACGGGCTTCGACAAGAACACCATCGTCGTCTTCACCTCCGACCACGGCGACATGCTGGGCGAGCGCGGCATGTGGTTCAAGCGCGTGTTCTTCGATTGGTCGGCCAAGGTGCCGCTGCTGTTCAAACCGCCCGGAGCAACGACACCGCGCCGGATCTCGGAGCCCGCGTCGCACGTCGATCTGCTGCCCACGCTGATGGCCTTCGCCACGGGCAAGGAATCGTCGGAATGGGTAGAACCGGTCGACGGCCGCTCGCTCAGGCCCGTCATCGAAGGCGCGGCCGAACACGGTGACGCCACCGCCTTCGTGGAATACACGGCAGAGGGCGTGACCGGGCCATGCTGCATGCTGCGCAAGGGACACTACAAATACGTCTACACGCACGGCTACCCCGATCAGCTCTATGACCTCGAAGCCGATCCCGATGAACTTCGGAACGTGGCGGCCAAGCTCCCCGACGTCCTGGCCGCGCTGAAGGCCGAGGTGCACACGCGCTGGGATGCGGATGACATCAAGTCGCGCGTGCTGCACAGCCAGGCGCGTCGCAAGTTCATCAAGGACCTGCCCGATGCGATTCAGCCGGTATGGGACTACCAGGCCAGCGTCGACGACACCAAGCGCTATGTGCGGCGCGGCAGCGCGCGGATCATCAAAGTAAAGAAGCGCTGGCCGGTGGTCGCCGACATCAAGAGCTGA
- a CDS encoding AraC family transcriptional regulator, producing MQRPEVAPEDLDRQLTVPVMALRVDVEARAREIPIHQHPMGQLVIALRGAVSCEVPGTLWMVPPQAGVWIPGGTPHSNHGTANALIFYLFVAPGAATLPTKCCTLAISPMLSEMIQHLAGLAPTYEPGSATDRLAHVLLDQLAAMPNEDFSLPMPQDARLRKISHAITLDPSDRRTLQDWAAETGASERTLNRLCTAQTGLSFGRWRRQLHMIVALRELSGGATVQQVAYGLGYESPSAFITMFKKAFGKPPAAYIAERCRSREGLIKSTFLA from the coding sequence ATGCAACGCCCCGAGGTCGCCCCTGAAGACCTGGACCGCCAGCTCACCGTTCCCGTCATGGCGCTTCGCGTGGACGTCGAGGCGCGTGCGCGCGAGATCCCGATCCACCAGCACCCTATGGGGCAGCTCGTCATCGCACTGCGCGGCGCCGTGTCGTGCGAAGTGCCGGGAACACTCTGGATGGTGCCGCCGCAGGCGGGCGTGTGGATTCCGGGTGGCACGCCGCACAGCAACCACGGCACGGCGAACGCGCTCATCTTCTATCTGTTCGTCGCCCCCGGTGCGGCCACATTGCCCACGAAGTGCTGCACCCTGGCCATCAGCCCGATGTTGAGCGAGATGATCCAGCACCTGGCCGGCCTTGCGCCGACCTACGAGCCCGGCAGTGCCACGGACCGGTTGGCGCATGTGCTGCTGGACCAGCTCGCCGCCATGCCGAACGAGGACTTTTCGCTGCCGATGCCGCAGGACGCGCGGCTTCGAAAAATATCGCACGCCATCACGCTCGACCCCTCCGACCGCAGGACCCTGCAGGACTGGGCCGCCGAGACCGGTGCCAGCGAACGGACCCTGAACCGACTGTGCACGGCGCAGACCGGCCTGAGCTTCGGCCGCTGGAGGCGCCAGTTGCACATGATCGTGGCGCTTCGGGAGTTGTCGGGCGGCGCCACCGTGCAGCAGGTGGCTTACGGCTTGGGGTACGAGTCGCCGTCAGCCTTCATCACCATGTTCAAGAAGGCGTTCGGAAAGCCCCCGGCCGCGTATATCGCTGAGCGATGCCGTTCCAGGGAAGGCCTGATCAAGAGCACGTTTCTTGCATGA
- a CDS encoding FUSC family protein produces the protein MKRTRFSRQEMLFSLKSFAGAMLALYVASRAGLPRPFWAFMTAYIVAHPLAGNVRSKALYRFVGTLAGCAATVVLIPSLSASPELLSLALALWTGLCLYLSLLDRSARSYVFMLAGYSAALIGFPLVEAPAAMFDTAVARVQEIGLGILCASLVHSIALPAGLAPPLLGLMDRALGDARRWMTDLLRDGLARTDGARMAADRQRLALDITQLRLLSTHVPFDTGNLRWTTGAVRAMQDRISALTPTLSAIEDRLEALKTAEGEVPRDIVSALERRSAWMAPQVPGSPDALPPTGEAMDEARAAFRALADGPASSPWVRALRIDLAVRLEELMVDWHACTVLRGDIDAGLAGAAPRPRSAAALGHKVLHLDRGLALRSALTAVLATCACCAIWILTAWPSGSAAAMSAAVFCSFFATMDDPVPAMHKFVVALLWSLPASVFCVLAVMPLARDFGMLALCIAPFFLVVGCYIARPASSLAALGMFFGVAGTLALQDTASADLPSLVNSNLALILGGVAAARVTALVRSVGSDWSAKRIRRATWRDLAALAQRPQDASGRDAYAGRMLDRIAQLAPRTAPGKGEQAQADARRALRDLRIGADIVALQQQRRGLPASAVDRLFDDLGRVFRAQAAGVPRRHESLLPRIDGLLLDTLPVDTARPSIDTAGAIAALVGLRRNLFPAANGALQP, from the coding sequence ATGAAACGGACTCGCTTCTCTCGCCAGGAGATGCTCTTCTCCCTCAAGAGCTTCGCGGGCGCCATGCTCGCGCTGTATGTGGCCAGCCGCGCCGGCCTGCCCCGGCCTTTCTGGGCCTTCATGACCGCGTACATCGTGGCGCATCCCCTGGCCGGCAATGTGCGCTCCAAGGCGCTCTACCGCTTCGTGGGCACCCTGGCCGGCTGCGCGGCCACCGTGGTGCTGATTCCGTCGTTGTCGGCCTCGCCCGAGCTGCTGTCCCTGGCGCTGGCGCTGTGGACGGGCCTTTGCCTCTACCTTTCGCTGCTGGACCGCAGCGCGCGCTCCTATGTGTTCATGCTGGCGGGCTACTCGGCCGCGCTCATCGGCTTTCCCCTGGTGGAAGCGCCTGCGGCCATGTTCGACACCGCCGTGGCGCGGGTGCAGGAGATCGGGTTGGGCATCCTCTGCGCCAGCCTGGTCCACAGCATCGCGCTGCCGGCCGGCCTGGCGCCGCCGCTGCTCGGCCTGATGGATCGCGCGCTGGGCGACGCACGCCGGTGGATGACCGACCTGCTGCGCGACGGGCTCGCTCGCACGGACGGCGCGCGCATGGCCGCGGACCGCCAGCGGCTGGCGCTGGACATCACGCAGTTGCGCCTGCTGTCGACGCATGTGCCCTTCGACACCGGCAACCTGCGCTGGACAACGGGCGCCGTCCGCGCGATGCAGGACCGCATCTCGGCGCTCACGCCCACGCTGTCGGCGATAGAGGACAGGCTCGAGGCGCTGAAGACCGCCGAGGGCGAAGTGCCACGGGACATCGTCTCGGCGCTCGAGCGACGCAGCGCCTGGATGGCGCCGCAAGTGCCAGGCTCACCGGACGCCCTCCCCCCCACAGGCGAGGCCATGGACGAAGCACGCGCCGCGTTTCGCGCCCTGGCGGATGGGCCGGCCTCGTCGCCCTGGGTCCGCGCACTGCGCATCGATCTCGCCGTGCGCCTCGAAGAGCTGATGGTCGACTGGCATGCCTGCACCGTGCTGCGCGGCGACATCGACGCCGGCCTCGCCGGCGCCGCACCGCGACCGCGAAGCGCCGCGGCGCTGGGTCACAAGGTGCTGCACCTGGACAGGGGCCTAGCACTGCGTTCGGCCCTGACTGCCGTGCTGGCCACCTGCGCGTGCTGCGCGATCTGGATCCTCACGGCGTGGCCTTCGGGGTCGGCCGCGGCCATGTCGGCGGCCGTCTTCTGCAGCTTCTTCGCAACGATGGACGACCCGGTGCCGGCCATGCACAAGTTCGTCGTCGCCTTGCTGTGGTCATTGCCGGCGTCCGTGTTCTGCGTCCTGGCGGTGATGCCGCTGGCCCGTGACTTCGGCATGCTGGCGCTGTGCATCGCGCCCTTCTTCCTGGTGGTCGGCTGCTACATCGCGCGGCCGGCCAGTTCGCTCGCGGCCCTGGGCATGTTCTTCGGCGTGGCCGGAACGCTCGCCTTGCAGGACACCGCCAGCGCCGACCTGCCGAGCCTCGTCAACTCGAACCTCGCGCTGATCCTCGGTGGCGTGGCCGCGGCGCGCGTCACGGCGCTCGTGCGCAGTGTCGGCAGTGACTGGAGCGCAAAGCGCATAAGGCGCGCGACCTGGCGCGATCTCGCAGCGCTGGCGCAGCGCCCGCAGGACGCATCCGGGCGCGACGCCTATGCCGGCCGCATGCTGGACCGCATCGCCCAGCTCGCGCCGCGCACGGCACCTGGCAAGGGCGAACAGGCCCAGGCCGACGCACGGCGAGCGCTGCGCGACTTGCGCATCGGCGCGGACATCGTGGCGTTGCAGCAGCAGCGACGCGGCCTGCCGGCGTCGGCCGTCGACCGTCTCTTCGACGACCTGGGCCGGGTCTTTCGTGCCCAGGCCGCGGGCGTGCCACGGCGCCACGAATCGCTGCTGCCGCGCATCGACGGCCTGCTGCTCGACACGCTGCCCGTCGACACCGCGCGTCCCTCCATCGACACCGCCGGCGCCATCGCTGCGCTCGTCGGCCTTCGGCGCAACCTTTTCCCGGCCGCCAACGGCGCGCTCCAACCATGA
- a CDS encoding class II aldolase/adducin family protein, giving the protein MNHPASISEVASSESVGMTSHEWRLRCDLAACFQLTDLYGMSDVASTHISAAVPGPEHHFLVNPLGVLFDEMTASDLLKVDMNGQLVGGGDPSLLNPAGFVIHSAIHMAQTDIVCVMHSHTEANNAVAMQAEGLLPLSQKATVMLDFLGYHDYEGAALDEDEREQLVRDLGPRGRVLILRNHGALTAGRSVGEAFCWMLRLETACKYQIGGLAGQVRLNTLSEATIAHTRAQGRRMLGSGGFLEVGRFEWPGLLRKLERERGVSYRT; this is encoded by the coding sequence ATGAATCACCCCGCATCTATTTCAGAAGTCGCCAGCAGCGAATCTGTCGGCATGACTTCACACGAGTGGCGCCTGCGCTGCGATCTCGCGGCCTGCTTCCAACTCACGGACCTCTACGGCATGTCGGACGTCGCATCGACCCACATCTCGGCCGCAGTCCCCGGGCCCGAGCATCACTTCCTGGTCAATCCGCTTGGCGTTCTCTTCGACGAGATGACGGCGTCGGACTTGTTGAAGGTCGACATGAACGGGCAGCTTGTCGGTGGCGGTGATCCGTCGTTGCTCAACCCCGCGGGCTTCGTCATTCACAGCGCCATTCACATGGCACAGACCGACATCGTGTGCGTGATGCACTCGCACACCGAAGCCAACAACGCGGTGGCCATGCAGGCCGAAGGCTTGCTGCCCCTGAGCCAGAAGGCAACGGTGATGCTCGATTTCCTTGGCTACCACGACTACGAAGGCGCGGCGCTTGACGAAGACGAACGCGAGCAGCTCGTGCGCGACCTGGGACCGCGAGGCCGCGTGCTCATCCTGCGCAACCACGGCGCGCTGACAGCGGGTCGAAGCGTCGGTGAGGCTTTCTGCTGGATGCTGCGCCTGGAGACGGCTTGCAAATACCAGATCGGCGGGCTGGCGGGGCAGGTGAGACTGAACACGCTGTCCGAAGCGACGATCGCCCATACGCGCGCGCAGGGCCGCAGGATGCTCGGAAGCGGCGGGTTTCTGGAGGTCGGGCGCTTCGAATGGCCAGGGCTGCTGCGCAAGCTCGAGCGGGAGCGCGGCGTCTCCTATCGCACCTGA
- a CDS encoding aldehyde dehydrogenase family protein — protein sequence MEHTIEREVDPVRLARALSGFNLINGKLVPAHSGKTLPVVNPATGHTIGSAPASDASDVASAVEAAHAAQPAWAAMAARKRGTLVAECARLLSTHVEELGRLVALETGKALRTESRVEASVVADSLQFYGGLGSELKGESVPFSPDMLTVTTREPVGVVGVIIPWNAPMMLMALKIAPALVAGNSVVVKSAEEAPLGVLRVCQILNQLLPPGVLNIVSGFGPDCGAPLVVHPKVRKITFTGSVETGKIVARAAGEKLIPVTLELGGKSPMIVMGDADIDKAVAGAVAGMRFTRQGQSCTAASRIFVHESVHDTFVEKVKAKVDAMKMGDPLDEATDIGTIISRDQHDKVKSYIEVGRSTAGATCHECSALPSGAALENGLFVRPVIFTGLDNDSRLAREEIFGPVTCVIKFANYEDALAQANDSDYGLAATIWTRDLKTALDASRRLESGFVQINQNIVVQPGLSYGGVKQSGLGREASLEAMLDHFTHKKTVIFSLA from the coding sequence ATGGAACACACCATCGAGCGCGAAGTCGATCCCGTGCGGCTCGCGCGCGCACTCAGCGGCTTCAATCTCATCAACGGCAAGCTCGTGCCGGCGCACTCCGGAAAGACACTTCCCGTGGTCAACCCGGCCACCGGCCACACGATCGGATCGGCGCCGGCCAGCGATGCGAGCGATGTCGCCAGCGCAGTCGAGGCCGCTCACGCCGCACAGCCGGCCTGGGCCGCGATGGCCGCGCGCAAACGCGGCACGCTCGTTGCGGAGTGCGCACGCCTGCTAAGTACGCACGTCGAGGAACTCGGTCGTCTCGTCGCGCTGGAGACCGGCAAGGCGCTCAGGACGGAGAGTCGGGTGGAAGCATCCGTCGTGGCCGACTCGCTGCAGTTCTACGGCGGGCTCGGCTCGGAACTGAAGGGCGAGTCCGTGCCTTTCAGTCCCGACATGCTCACGGTGACGACGCGCGAGCCCGTCGGCGTCGTCGGTGTGATCATTCCGTGGAACGCGCCCATGATGCTGATGGCGCTGAAGATCGCGCCAGCGCTGGTTGCAGGCAACAGCGTCGTCGTGAAGTCTGCCGAGGAAGCCCCGCTGGGCGTGCTGCGCGTGTGCCAGATCCTCAACCAGTTGTTGCCGCCAGGCGTGCTCAACATCGTCTCGGGCTTCGGGCCCGATTGCGGTGCGCCGCTCGTCGTGCACCCCAAGGTGCGCAAGATCACTTTCACGGGCTCCGTCGAAACCGGAAAGATCGTTGCCAGGGCCGCGGGCGAAAAACTCATTCCCGTGACGCTGGAGCTCGGTGGCAAGAGCCCGATGATCGTCATGGGTGACGCCGACATCGACAAGGCGGTTGCGGGTGCTGTGGCCGGCATGCGTTTCACGCGACAGGGCCAAAGCTGCACGGCCGCCAGCCGCATCTTCGTGCACGAAAGCGTGCACGACACCTTCGTCGAAAAGGTCAAGGCCAAGGTCGACGCGATGAAGATGGGTGACCCACTGGACGAAGCAACGGACATCGGCACCATCATCTCCAGGGACCAGCACGACAAGGTCAAGTCGTACATCGAGGTCGGCCGCAGCACGGCAGGCGCGACATGCCACGAGTGCTCGGCATTGCCCTCCGGTGCCGCGCTGGAGAACGGCCTCTTCGTGCGGCCCGTGATCTTCACCGGGCTGGACAACGACAGCCGCCTGGCGCGCGAAGAGATCTTCGGGCCCGTCACATGCGTCATCAAGTTCGCGAACTACGAGGACGCGTTGGCGCAGGCCAACGACAGCGACTACGGCCTCGCTGCAACGATCTGGACCCGCGACCTCAAGACCGCGCTGGACGCCAGCCGCAGGCTGGAGTCGGGATTCGTGCAGATCAACCAGAACATCGTCGTGCAGCCGGGCTTGTCCTATGGCGGCGTGAAGCAGTCGGGCCTGGGGCGCGAAGCATCGCTCGAAGCCATGCTGGACCACTTCACGCACAAGAAGACCGTGATCTTCAGCCTTGCATGA
- a CDS encoding LysR family transcriptional regulator, translating to MDLRSLRLFVAVAEAGSVGKAAARLHMAQPPLSVQIRNFEALVGTPLFHRVPGGMETTDAGAALLARAKESLALAHEGVEAARSVAAGRVGRLAVGYMFALGYAVLPKLIPGLRRTIPDVDLQFLEMSALTYEQQIEERKVTVGICMPPIRREGISTAIVGRQALRLAVPSASPFARARAVDPLALQGCLLIGLPTYSEGADSSVVASFLRRHNVTMKVAHRVTTVHSALALVLAGEGLAIVPSCAALGAPPGIKFKPFLDADDAFDVAVCWRSDLKSPLVEPFIECVRQSIS from the coding sequence ATGGATTTACGGAGCCTGCGTTTGTTTGTCGCTGTCGCCGAAGCCGGTAGCGTCGGAAAAGCGGCCGCACGCCTTCACATGGCGCAGCCCCCTCTCTCGGTGCAGATTCGCAATTTCGAGGCGCTGGTGGGCACTCCCCTTTTTCATCGAGTGCCAGGCGGCATGGAAACGACGGATGCTGGAGCGGCCCTGCTCGCGCGTGCAAAAGAGTCCTTGGCGCTTGCCCATGAAGGCGTGGAGGCGGCCCGCTCCGTTGCGGCAGGACGAGTCGGGCGCTTGGCCGTTGGCTATATGTTTGCGTTGGGATACGCCGTTCTTCCGAAGTTGATACCCGGTTTGCGGCGCACCATTCCGGATGTGGACCTTCAATTCCTCGAGATGAGCGCGCTGACCTATGAGCAGCAGATCGAGGAGCGAAAAGTGACCGTTGGAATATGCATGCCTCCAATTCGCAGAGAAGGAATCTCAACGGCCATCGTAGGGCGTCAAGCATTGAGATTGGCCGTCCCTTCGGCGTCACCGTTCGCTCGCGCGCGAGCTGTCGATCCGCTGGCACTGCAGGGCTGCCTGTTGATCGGGCTGCCGACATACTCTGAAGGTGCAGATTCGTCCGTCGTAGCGAGCTTTCTGCGTCGTCACAATGTCACGATGAAGGTCGCGCACAGAGTGACCACCGTTCATTCAGCCCTCGCCCTGGTATTGGCGGGGGAAGGCTTGGCCATCGTCCCATCCTGCGCGGCACTAGGGGCCCCGCCCGGAATCAAGTTCAAGCCTTTTCTCGATGCAGACGATGCCTTCGATGTCGCCGTCTGCTGGCGCAGTGACCTGAAAAGTCCGCTGGTCGAGCCATTCATCGAATGCGTTCGGCAGTCAATTTCCTGA